One Bombus vancouverensis nearcticus chromosome 7, iyBomVanc1_principal, whole genome shotgun sequence DNA window includes the following coding sequences:
- the LOC117159123 gene encoding EEF1A lysine methyltransferase 2 — translation MTDKNIEELGPSDLGTRDYWERIYSEELDNFKEHGDVGEIWFGRNNTLKVIRWINTQLKLNKDDKIVDIGCGNGMTLVELTKQGFEKLLGVDYSEKAVDLAREVLKENNMSHVELKVCDILDSENFNLPIDFKLVHDKGTYDAISLHPEDPSSKRQKYIENIYKILLPSGYLVLTSCNWTKEEIEKHFQNYFDILHVLPADTFVFGGQTGNIVTQLVLQKK, via the exons ATGACAGATAAAAACATTGAAGAACTCGGACCATCGGATTTAGGCACACGTGATTA TTGGGAGAGGATTTATTCAGAAGAACTTGATAATTTTAAAGAACACGGAGATGTAGGTGAAATATGGTTTGGTAGAAATAATACACTAAAAGTCATACG TTGGATTAATACGCAATTAAAACTTAACAAAGATGACAAAATAGTCGATATAGGATGTGGAAACGGAATGACATTAGTGGAACTTACAAAACAAGGTTTTGAAAAATTGCTAGGTGTAGATTATTCGGAGAAGGCAGTGGACTTAGCTCGTGAAGTACTGAAGGAAAATAATATGTCACACGTCGAATTAAAAGTTTGCGATATACTCGATtcagaaaattttaatttaccgATTGACTTTAAATTAGTACATGATAAAGGAACTTACGATGCCATCAGCTTACATCCAGAAGATCCTTCGTCAAAACGGCAAAagtatatagaaaatatatacaaaattctGTTACCTTCTGGTTACTTAGTTTTAACTTCATGTAATTGGACTaaagaagaaatagagaaacattttcaaaatt aTTTTGACATCTTACATGTGCTTCCTGCTGACACATTTGTATTTGGTGGACAAACTGGAAACATTGTAACACAATTAGTTCtccaaaagaaataa
- the sosie gene encoding oogenesis-related protein sosie, whose translation MKKTKNLQLLATFLLLVFFVSPSSTWALTTFGKPSPTQNQNSPPPPTPVGKARECKLESDCAGIQNTTCMSDHRDGRTRCLCGDYSAPLNGACTNKFKALHTSCNDDSECIEGAHCVQRNNTMSGKRCYCQEGYNEEGVLFCNGSSSVLIFHTTLLLLTLSIMKQNFC comes from the exons ATGAAGAAGACGAAAAATCTTCAATTACTTGCGACGTTTCTTCTATTGGTGTTTTTCGTATCACCATCGTCTACTTGGGCTCTTACGACATTCGGCAAACCCAGCCCAACGCAGAACCAAAATTCTCCACCACCGCCTACACCAG TCGGGAAAGCTCGAGAATGTAAATTGGAGTCTGATTGCGCTGGAATCCAAAATACAACATGTATGTCGGATCATCGTGACGGAAGAACACGTTGTCTTTGTGGAGACTATTCCGCTCCTCTTAATGGCGCGTGTACCAATAAATTcaaag CGTTACATACTTCATGTAATGATGATTCTGAATGCATTGAGGGTGCACATTGCGTACAACGGAACAATACCATGTCCGGAAAACGTTGCTATTGCCAAGAAGGATATAACGAAGAGGGTGTATTATTTTGCAATG GTAGCTCATCCGTCCTCATATTTCACACAACACTTCTGTTACTTACATTGAGTATTATGAAACAAAACTTCTGTTAA
- the LOC117159065 gene encoding uncharacterized protein LOC117159065 encodes MKEQWSISNDKLISVEEGHGNSIPDKKGFTYLKSVSTHHICEQIIQCVKLILYLELLLFVGWASYTIWQNYHIDSMEAKAIDNIREAESKDLFDQQSTFDKSTVAPEELHTSEDKVALINTMGHVEDSHHDKNQPFNEEHDIIPIAKPDRDSSTEDSESSSVLKVDSAKNIEINESDKDTTVHNCSEIQDHFITEEPKQVENGKEENSEYYALLSLLLQNAMKTEPMKDYTTDSSINLQDASVLSGSIYTPIDGLENLEIQEDHEDENQEIWEYLGNQENWYPENMESQVNQYQESGGNLENLDTQGNLENQENWKNEENDEVRVSEVNQDNQEYQEENQGNLGVLENQENQESQENLDVLGNQENQQSAPGIQESPEILEHVETPILIMDDDYFAKNWRKDILSMFRTSKDPYFADKSDDHLKRISDMLRIDYEDGLDDLDYRYVPYLKLDPSSDLEKTDTWTLSEYPYDNYKSDPYLFL; translated from the exons ATGAAGGAACAGTGGAGCATCAGTAATG ACAAGCTTATAAGTGTGGAGGAGGGACATGGAAATTCAATTCCCGACAAGAAAGGTTTCACATATTTGAAATCCGTGAGCACACACCACATATGTGAACAAATAATACAATGCGTGAAACTAATCCTGTACTTGGAACTGCTACTGTTTGTCGGATGGGCTTCTTACACAATATGGCAAAATTATCATATCGATTCGATGGAAGCCAAGGCTATAGACAACATTCGAGAAGCAGAATCAAAAGATTTATTCGACCAACAATCGACGTTTGACAAAAGTACTGTTGCACCCGAAGAATTACACACATCGGAAGATAAAGTAGCATTGATAAACACAATGGGACATGTAGAAGATTCGCATCACGATAAGAATCAGCCCTTCAATGAAGAACACGACATTATACCGATAGCAAAACCCGATCGAGACTCTTCAACAGAAGACAGTGAATCGTCGTCTGTATTGAAAGTTGATAGtgcaaaaaatattgaaattaatgaatcAGATAAAGATACTACTGTACATAATTGTTCCGAAATACAAGATCACTTTATAACTGAAGAACCGAAACAAGTAGAAAatgggaaagaagaaaattcggAATATTATGCGCTTCTTTCGTTACTACTACAAAATGCCATGAAGACAGAACCTATGAAAGATTATACCACTGATAGCAGCATCAACTTGCAAGATGCTTCAGTATTAAGTGGATCGATCTATACACCTATAGATGGGCTTGAAAATCTGGAAATTCAGGAAGATCACGAGGACGAAAATCAGGAAATTTGGGAGTATCTGGGAAATCAGGAAAATTGGTATCCGGAAAATATGGAAAGTCAAGTAAATCAATATCAGGAAAGCGGCGGAAATCTGGAAAATCTAGATACCCagggaaacttggaaaatcagGAAAATTGGAAGAATGAAGAAAATGACGAGGTTCGGGTAAGTGAGGTAAATCAGGATAACCAGGAATATCAGGAGGAGAATCAAGGAAATTTGGGTGTTCTGGAAAATCAAGAAAATCAGGAAAGTCAGGAAAATTTGGATGTTCTGGGAAATCAAGAAAATCAGCAAAGTGCTCCAGGAATTCAAGAAAGTCCGGAAATTCTGGAACACGTTGAAACACCGATATTAATTATGGATGATGATTATTTCGCaaaaaattggagaaaagaCATACTTTCTATGTTCCGGACATCAAAAGACCCATACTTCGCTGATAAATCTGATGACCATTTAAAAAGAATTAGTGATATGCTTCGAATAGATTATGAGGATGGACTGGACGATTTGGATTACAGATATGTACCTTATTTAAAACTGGACCCATCTTCAGATTTAGAAAAAACGGATACTTGGACATTATCTGAGTATCCTTACGATAATTATAAGTCTGATCCGTACTTATTTTTGTAA
- the LOC117159027 gene encoding uncharacterized protein LOC117159027 isoform X1, with protein MQCSAYLSRGGICRNGICVCAEGYYYIHGKCRAYSRLLEKCQEDGDCYVNGDFQASRCINNICNCSLGYYQRKYKTCRPDAKVHGKQCIINNDCKGWINNTCDNYICDTSQTHIRHIARLLYNDNIEKKKYNQERFNTTLKRNVQRMRTVKNLEMQLADL; from the exons ATGCAGTGCTCTGCGTACTTATCGAGAGGTGGAATATGCAGAAATGGAATTTGCGTATGTGCTGAGggatattattatatacatgGAAAATGTCGTGCATATTCAA GATTACTCGAAAAATGCCAAGAAGACGGCGATTGCTATGTAAACGGCGATTTTCAAGCGTCACGTTGCATAAATAACATTTGCAACTGTAGTCTTGGATATTATCAGCGAAAATATAAAACTTGTCGTCCAGATGCGAAAG TGCATGGCAAACAATGTATCATAAATAACGATTGCAAAGGATGGATCAACAATACGTGTGACAACTATATATGTGATACTTCGCAGACACATATAAGACATATCGCAAGACTCTTATATAATgataatattgaaaaaaaaaaatacaatcaAGAAAGGTTT AATACAACATTGAAAAGAAATGTACAAAGGATGCGGACTgtaaagaatttggaaatgcaACTTGCGGATCTTTGA
- the LOC117159027 gene encoding uncharacterized protein LOC117159027 isoform X2 has protein sequence MQCSAYLSRGGICRNGICVCAEGYYYIHGKCRAYSRLLEKCQEDGDCYVNGDFQASRCINNICNCSLGYYQRKYKTCRPDAKVHGKQCIINNDCKGWINNTCDNYICDTSQTHIRHIARLLYNDNIEKKKYNQERIQH, from the exons ATGCAGTGCTCTGCGTACTTATCGAGAGGTGGAATATGCAGAAATGGAATTTGCGTATGTGCTGAGggatattattatatacatgGAAAATGTCGTGCATATTCAA GATTACTCGAAAAATGCCAAGAAGACGGCGATTGCTATGTAAACGGCGATTTTCAAGCGTCACGTTGCATAAATAACATTTGCAACTGTAGTCTTGGATATTATCAGCGAAAATATAAAACTTGTCGTCCAGATGCGAAAG TGCATGGCAAACAATGTATCATAAATAACGATTGCAAAGGATGGATCAACAATACGTGTGACAACTATATATGTGATACTTCGCAGACACATATAAGACATATCGCAAGACTCTTATATAATgataatattgaaaaaaaaaaatacaatcaAGAAAG AATACAACATTGA
- the LOC117159027 gene encoding uncharacterized protein LOC117159027 isoform X3: MQKWNLRLLEKCQEDGDCYVNGDFQASRCINNICNCSLGYYQRKYKTCRPDAKVHGKQCIINNDCKGWINNTCDNYICDTSQTHIRHIARLLYNDNIEKKKYNQERFNTTLKRNVQRMRTVKNLEMQLADL, encoded by the exons ATGCAGAAATGGAATTTGC GATTACTCGAAAAATGCCAAGAAGACGGCGATTGCTATGTAAACGGCGATTTTCAAGCGTCACGTTGCATAAATAACATTTGCAACTGTAGTCTTGGATATTATCAGCGAAAATATAAAACTTGTCGTCCAGATGCGAAAG TGCATGGCAAACAATGTATCATAAATAACGATTGCAAAGGATGGATCAACAATACGTGTGACAACTATATATGTGATACTTCGCAGACACATATAAGACATATCGCAAGACTCTTATATAATgataatattgaaaaaaaaaaatacaatcaAGAAAGGTTT AATACAACATTGAAAAGAAATGTACAAAGGATGCGGACTgtaaagaatttggaaatgcaACTTGCGGATCTTTGA